The sequence CTGCACGCTTACCGGCAGCGGTGCCAGGGGCGCCAGCGCAGCGGTCACTTCGCGCACGACCTGAGCCTGCTGCTGCCGGGTCAGCTTGTCGGCTTTCGACAGCACGATATGCAGCGGCAGTCCGCGCGGAGCGATCCACTCGATCAGCCGGATGTCCAGCGGGGTCAGCGGGTGCCGGATGTCCATGATCACCACCAGTGCGGCCAGTTCCTGGCGCTCCTGCAGGTATCGTTCGAGCAGAATGCCCCAGTCGCGCTTGATGTCCTTCGCGACCTTTGCATAACCGTAGCCGGGCAGGTCGACGATCCGGTGTCCGGGGATGACCTCGAACAGGTTGATCAACTGGGTCCGCCCGGGCTGCTTGCTCACGAAGGCGAGCCGTCCGATGCCCGTCAGGGCATTGATGGTGCTCGATTTTCCGGCATTCGACCGGCCGACGAAAGCGACCTCGCGGCCACCGTCGGCGGGCAGTTTTTCGATTTCGGCAGCGCTTTCGCGGAACACCGTCTTGCTGAATACGGACATCGACAGGATCGCTTTCGCCGATCCGACTGGCGCCGGAAGGGTCGGTCAAGTTAAAATCGAAAGTTACAGGTAATTAACGCAAACCGGATTGATGAGTGTCCGGCAGGGAGTCACGAATGACAAGGAATCTTGCGATCGCCGCGCTGATGGCAGGCGCAGCGCTGGCATCGGTTTTTCCGGGCAGTACCGCCCAGGCTGCAGCAGCGGCGGCGGAGGCGCCAGCCGCACCCAGGGGTGATCCGGCGAAAGGCCAGACGATCGCTTCGGGCGTCTGCGCAGGTTGCCACGGTGCCGACGGCAACAGTGGCATGCCTGCCAACCCGACGCTGGCCGGCCAGCACGCCGGCTACACCGCCAAGCAGCTGGCAAACTTCAAGTCCGGAGAGCGCAAGAACGCGATCATGCAGGGCATGGTCGCTGCGCTGTCGCCGCAGGACATGCTCGACCTGGGCGCCTACTATGCGCGGCAGCCGGTCAAGCCGCGCCCGGCGAACGACAAGGAACTGGCGCTGATCGGGCAGAAGCTGTATCGCGCGGGTAACGCCGCCGTCGGATTGCCGGCCTGTTCCGGGTGCCACTCGCCCAACGGTGCAGGCATTCCGGCGCAGTATCCGCGGCTGGCTGGCCAGCATGCCGAATACACCGTTGCGCAGTTGCGGGCATTCCGTGCGGGCGAACGCGGCAACGACATGAACAAGGTCATGCGCACGATCGCCAGCCGGCTGTCCGACCGCGAGATGCAGGCGCTGGCCGAGTACGTGTCCGGGCTTACCGGCGTGCGCTGATCGTCCCCGAGGCGTCTGCCTGCAACGGGCCTCCCTCGGGAGGCCCGTCTGTTTTCTGCCAGCGTCAGTGCTTCGCCATCGCCGCTAGCGCTTCGCGCGCAGCGGCACCCGTGGCAGCGATATCTTCGGCGCTGTGGGTGATCGACACGAAACCTGCTTCGTAGGCAGAAGGCGCCAGGTAGACCCCGTGCCCCAGCATCTGGTGGAAGAAGGTGTTGAAGCGCGCGCTGTCGCACTGCATCACCTCGGCGAAGTTCGTCGGCGGCTCGCTGCGGAAGTAGAGGCCGAACATGCCGCCTACCGACTGCGCCGACAGCGGGATTCCGCTTCCCTCCGCGGCGCCGACGAACGCTTCGCAGACCGCCCGGGTGGTCGCCGCCAGACGGTCGTGGAAGCCCGGCTCCAGCACCTGTTGCAGCGTAGCGAGCCCGGCGGCTACCGCGACCGGGTTGCCGGACAGCGTGCCCGCCTGGTAGACCGGTCCGGTCGGTGCGACGAAGGCCATCACGTCGGGCCGCCCCCCGAACGCCCCCAGCGGCATGCCGCCGCCGATCACCTTCCCGAACGTGCTGAGGTCAGGCGTGATCCCGTAGAGACCCTGCGCACTGCCCGGGGCCACGCGGAAGCCGGTCATCACCTCGTCGAAGATCAGCACCGAGCCGTGGCGGGTGCAGACCTCACGCAGTGCCTGCAGGAACCCGGGCTTTGGCAGCACCATGTTCATGTTGCCGGCGATCGGCTCGACGATGACGGCGGCGATCGTGTCACCGATCTCGCGGAACGTGCGCTGTACCTCGTCGATGTCGTTGTACTGAAGAACCAGCGTGTGCTGCGCCAGTTCCGGCGGCACGCCGGCCGAACTCGGCTGGCCCAGCGTCAGTGCGCCCGAGCCAGCCTTGACCAGCAGGCTGTCACCGTGGCCGTGGTAACAGCCTTCGAACTTCACGATGCGGCTGCGCCCGGTGAAGCCGCGGGCGACCCGGATCGCGCTCATCGTCGCCTCGGTGCCCGAGGACACCAGACGCACCGATTCGATCGAAGGGACCGCCTGGACAAGCGCCTCGGCCAGCTTCAGCTCGCCGGCCGTCGGTGCGCCGAACGACAATCCGTTGCGCGCCGCGCGCTCGACGGCGGCCAGCACGACCGGATCGGCATGGCCGAGGATCGCCGGGCCCCATGATCCGATGTAGTCGATGTAGCGGTTGCCGTCGACATCCCAGGCGTGGGCACCCAGCGCCCGCTCGAAGAACACCGGCGTGCCGCCGACGGAGCGGAACGCGCGCACTGGCGAGTTCACGCCGCCCGGGATCAGTTTCTGGGAACGCTCGAACAGCGCGTCGCTGTTGGGTCGCATCATTGGGCTCCGTTCAGGGATGGCAGGTTCCGGACGGCGCCGCTGCCAGCCGCGTCCGGTGTTCGTTCTCGATCAGTTCGTTGAAATCGCGCACGGCGGTGCCGATGTCGGGTGCCGCGTAGAGGGCGCTGATTACCGCTACTGCATCGGCGCCGGCGCGCAGCACTCCGGCGGCATTGCCGAGGTCGATGCCGCCGATCGCGACGATCGGTATCCGCAGCCGTGCGCGCGCCTGACTCAGCAGTTCGTGCGATGCACGGACCGCCGCCGGCTTCACGCGCGACGGGAACATCGCCCCGAAGGCGACGTAGTCTGCGCCCTCGTTTTCCGCTTGTACGGCACGCTCCAGCGAGTCGTAGCAACTGACGCCGACCAGTGCACGGCCGACGCGCGCCCGGGCCTCGGCGACCGTGCCATCGTCGCGCCCCAGATGCACTCCGTCCGCCCCGACCTCGGCCGCCAGCACGGGATCGTCGTTGACGATCAGCCGAGCGCCGGCAGCCCGGCAGGCGGCGGCTATCGCGCGCGCTGCCTCGGCCCGGGCCCGGACCCCACCATCGCCTGCCGACTTGGCCCGGTATTGCAGCAGGCGTACGCCGGCAGACAGCGATCGCTCGACCTGGTCGAGCAGTTCCGTTGCCGATGGATCGTCAGGGGTGACGGCATAGAGGCCTGGGAGGTGCAAGGGCATCGGTGCCCGCCTGTCGGTCGTCTGTTGCAGGATGGTGGTGGCCGCAGCCTCGTTCAGTGGGCCGTGGCCCGTGCCGGTGGCAGGCCACCGCCGGCATTGTCCGCAACTGCCCCGGTACCGGCGGCGTCCGTCGCATCGACTCGGGTTGCACCCTCCGTGTCCCCCGCAGTGTCGTCGGCTGTCGCGTCTTCGTCGGTCTCGCGGGCCCAGAACAGGCGATCGGGGACGAACTGACCCATGCCGGGACGGAACCCGGCCTTCAGCGTCTGCCACGTGTACTCCTGGGCGTCACGCGCGGCTTCCTCGACCGGCAGGCCATTCGCAAGCGTGGCTGCCAGTGCCGAAGCCAGCGTGCAGCCCGATCCGTGGTAGCTGCCGGGCAGCCGTTGCCATGCGTCGGTCCGGATCTCGCCCTGCTCGCCGTAGAGGCGGTTGACGACCTGCACGGTGTTCTCGTGGGTGCCGGTGATGAGTACGTATTCGCATCCGGCGGCGAGCAGGCGCTTCGCGCAGCGCGCGAGATCGAGGTCTTCATCTTCCCGGTCGTCGGCGGCGAGGCGGCGCGCTTCGTAGCTGTTCGGGGTGATGATCGTGCACTGTGGCAGCAGCAGTTCACGGATCGCCGCGATCATCTCTTCGTTGGCGAAGGGGTCGCCGCGGCCCGAGGCAAGGACCGGGTCGAGGATCAGCGGGATATTCGGATAGTCGGCGACGACTTCCGCGATCGCCGCGATGGTCTCGATGCTTCCCAGCACCCCCAGCTTGAATGCGCTGACCGGCATGTCTTCGAGCACGCAGCGCGCCTGGTCGGCCACCCAGTCG comes from Rhodocyclaceae bacterium and encodes:
- a CDS encoding YihA family ribosome biogenesis GTP-binding protein, translated to MSVFSKTVFRESAAEIEKLPADGGREVAFVGRSNAGKSSTINALTGIGRLAFVSKQPGRTQLINLFEVIPGHRIVDLPGYGYAKVAKDIKRDWGILLERYLQERQELAALVVIMDIRHPLTPLDIRLIEWIAPRGLPLHIVLSKADKLTRQQQAQVVREVTAALAPLAPLPVSVQALSSPKRLGLDTLASAVAGFLGIEEKSPVSSSELRATRKPASGPVPKRPPRRA
- a CDS encoding cytochrome c4, which translates into the protein MAGAALASVFPGSTAQAAAAAAEAPAAPRGDPAKGQTIASGVCAGCHGADGNSGMPANPTLAGQHAGYTAKQLANFKSGERKNAIMQGMVAALSPQDMLDLGAYYARQPVKPRPANDKELALIGQKLYRAGNAAVGLPACSGCHSPNGAGIPAQYPRLAGQHAEYTVAQLRAFRAGERGNDMNKVMRTIASRLSDREMQALAEYVSGLTGVR
- the hemL gene encoding glutamate-1-semialdehyde 2,1-aminomutase; this translates as MRPNSDALFERSQKLIPGGVNSPVRAFRSVGGTPVFFERALGAHAWDVDGNRYIDYIGSWGPAILGHADPVVLAAVERAARNGLSFGAPTAGELKLAEALVQAVPSIESVRLVSSGTEATMSAIRVARGFTGRSRIVKFEGCYHGHGDSLLVKAGSGALTLGQPSSAGVPPELAQHTLVLQYNDIDEVQRTFREIGDTIAAVIVEPIAGNMNMVLPKPGFLQALREVCTRHGSVLIFDEVMTGFRVAPGSAQGLYGITPDLSTFGKVIGGGMPLGAFGGRPDVMAFVAPTGPVYQAGTLSGNPVAVAAGLATLQQVLEPGFHDRLAATTRAVCEAFVGAAEGSGIPLSAQSVGGMFGLYFRSEPPTNFAEVMQCDSARFNTFFHQMLGHGVYLAPSAYEAGFVSITHSAEDIAATGAAAREALAAMAKH
- a CDS encoding thiamine phosphate synthase — encoded protein: MPLHLPGLYAVTPDDPSATELLDQVERSLSAGVRLLQYRAKSAGDGGVRARAEAARAIAAACRAAGARLIVNDDPVLAAEVGADGVHLGRDDGTVAEARARVGRALVGVSCYDSLERAVQAENEGADYVAFGAMFPSRVKPAAVRASHELLSQARARLRIPIVAIGGIDLGNAAGVLRAGADAVAVISALYAAPDIGTAVRDFNELIENEHRTRLAAAPSGTCHP
- a CDS encoding hydroxymethylpyrimidine/phosphomethylpyrimidine kinase; the protein is MSDAVPETPPIVLVFAANDPSGGAGIQADLLTLSSMGCHPLPVITALTVQDTRGVEDMLAIDADWVADQARCVLEDMPVSAFKLGVLGSIETIAAIAEVVADYPNIPLILDPVLASGRGDPFANEEMIAAIRELLLPQCTIITPNSYEARRLAADDREDEDLDLARCAKRLLAAGCEYVLITGTHENTVQVVNRLYGEQGEIRTDAWQRLPGSYHGSGCTLASALAATLANGLPVEEAARDAQEYTWQTLKAGFRPGMGQFVPDRLFWARETDEDATADDTAGDTEGATRVDATDAAGTGAVADNAGGGLPPARATAH